From the genome of Halobacterium sp. R2-5:
GCCTCGGTAGATAAAGCCGTTGCTGGGAGCGCAATGCTTGCCGGCCGGCATTACGCCTTCACCTCCTCCGTCACGCGGTCGACACCGACCTCACCCGCGAACGCGCGCAGGACCGCGTCGGTGACGACTTCGTCGTCGCCGGCGTGGGCTTTCACCTTCTTCGTGACCTCGCGGACTTCCTCGTCCGTCGGGTCGTAGCCGGCTTCCTCGAGCTGGTCGCGGACCGCGTGCGTGCCCGAGTGCTTCCCGAGCACGACCTCGCGCTCGGCGCCGACCATCTCGGGGGTCATCACGCCGGGCTCGAACGTCTCGCTGTTCTCGAGGACGCCGGCGGCGTGGATGCCGGACTCGTGGGCGAACGCGTTCGCGCCGACCACGGGCTTGTTGACGGGAATCGGGACCGACGAGCGCTCGGCGACCAGCTGCGAGATCTCCGTGATGGCGGTCGTGTCGACGCCGGTCTCGGCGCCGTACAGGCTCTCCGCGGCCATCACGACTTCCTCGAAGGCGGCGTTGCCGGCGCGCTCGCCGATGCCGTTGACCGACACCTGCATCTGGTCGGCGCCGTACTCCACGCCCGTCAGGGCGTTCGCGGTCGCCAGCCCGAAGTCGTCGTGCGTGTGCACGTCGATGCGGGCGTCCGTGTGCTGGCCGACGAACTCGACGAGCTCGCCGAACCGCTTCGGCGTCCCGACGCCGCAGGTGTCCGGGATGTTGATCCAGTCCACGCCGACCTCGTCGACCGCCTCGACGATCTCCGCGAGGAACTCGGGGTCGGTCCGCGTGGCGTCCATCGGCGAGAACATCACTTCGACGCCCGCGTCGGCCGCCTGTTCGACGGCGGCGACCGAGCGCGCGACGACGTCCTCGCGCGTGCTGTGCATCGAGTCTTCGATCTGCACGTCGCTCGTGGACGCGAAGACGTGGATCATCTCCACGCCCGAGTCCACGGCCGCCTCCACGTCGGACTCCACGACGCGGGCGAGCCCGCACGTGGTCGTCTCGGTGGACGCGGCGATGTCGGCGACAGCCTCGGCCTCCTGCTCGCTGTTGGCCGGGAACCCGGCCTCGATGACGTCGACGTTCGCGTCGTCGAGCGCGGCCGCTATGGCGCGCTTGTCGTCGTAGCTGAAGGAGGTCCGTGGCGTCTGCTCGCCGTCACGCAGCGTGGTGTCGAAGATTCGTACCGACTCGAATTCGTTACGTTGGGCTAACGTGCCCTGGAAGAACTCGTTCCCCCGGACTTGCACCGGGCGCCTCGTTGTGAGACATCGTACCAGTCTCGCCGGGCTCCGGGTATTTACGTGTTTCCCCTTGACAGACGAGCGCACCTCCCGAATCTATCACGATTGTCCGTCCGCATCGACGAAAACGCAAGACGGCGATACATCAAAGGGGATATTAGGCACATTCCCCACTACATACGTCTGAATGTCGGATTGTCGGAGTAGTTCGCCGATTCGCCCTCCGAAACCGGACATTCGTGGAGGGCGCGCGGCGTGCGCGCGCTCCGCACACCCCCGATCGGCGGGCGTAACGATTATGATACGGGATTGAAACGAGTGGTACGTGCAGCACCGGCACACCACCCCGAGCAGTGCGCATCGCCGACGAACGGACCCGGTAGAGGTGGGCGGATGAGCGTCCGCGGCACGATACGAGGTCTCGCCGTGCGCGCGAACCCGCCGTTCGCCGCCGGCGTCGCCGGTGTCTCCCTGCTCGCGCTCGCGTACGCGACGACCGTCGCGAACGTCGTCCACCACACGTACGTCCACGTCATGGCGGGCGTGCTCTGGACGGGCATCGACGTGTTCATGGCTATCGTGCTCGGCCCCGTCGTCGGCAGCCTCGGCGTCGAACAGCGCGCGGCGTTCTTCCGGAAACTCACCCCGAAGACGTCGTTCCTCCTGCCGTCGCTCGCCACCGTCACCATCGCCGGCGGTATCACGCTCGCGCTCCGGCTGCCCGGGCTGTTCTCGCACGCGCACGCCTGGCTCGCCATCTTCACGTTCGTCGCCTTCGTCCCCACGCTGCTGCTGATCGGCTGGGAGTTCGACGCGTTCGGCGACTGGCGCTGGCGGGCGTGGTTCGGCGTCGCGCTCGCCGTCAGCGTCGCGTACCTCGCCGTCACGCTCCCCGACTTCGGGTGGACCGAGCCCGTCTTCGTCGTCGCGCTCGCCATCGTCGCCGTGCTCAACGTCCTCGGGTTCGGCGTGCTGATGCCCGGCGAAGTCCGGATGTACAAGCAGATGACCTCCGAGAACCCCGACAGCCAGGTCATCGCGGACATCGGCATGCGGAACGCCAAGCTCGGCGGCGTGCAGGGCGCGTTCCAGCTCGCGGTCGTCGCCACGATGGTCTACATCCGCTGGGGCGGCTTCTAGCGCTTCGGTATCGGCACTTCGGGGAGCACGGCCTCCGGTCCCTCGTCGTCGTCCTCCACCTCGTCGTCGAGGTACACCGACGCCCAGTACAGCACCTGTCCGAGCGCCGGCAGCGGGTCGCTGCGCGACACGAGATCGTAACAGCACGGCTTCGACGCCGGCGTGACGAACTCCCGGACGGCCGTCAGCGTGTCCTCGCGGTCGAGCACCTGCAGGGCGTCCGTGAACAGGCACCGCGCCTGCACGCCGACGTCGTACTCCAGGTCGGGTTCGGGTTCGTCGCCGACCGCCACCCGGTACAGCAGGTACGGGAAGTTCACGCCCGCGTACACGGAGAGCGCGAGGCTCCCCCACAGCCGGGGGTTGATTTCGAGGAGCTGCGGTTCGCCGGTCCGGGCGTCGACGCGGAACTCCACCATCGCGAGCCCGTACCAGTCCAGCGCCGCCAGGAACTCGTCGGCCAGCTCGACCAGCTCCGGGTCGACGACAGTCTCCCGGTACGTGCTCGCGCCGCCCGACGGCGGCCGCGTCCGGAGTCGCTGCTGGACCGTCAGCGCGGTCAGCTCGCCGGGCGCCCCGTAGAGCGTGTAGACGCCGCGCTCGCCGCCGTTCGGGACGAACTCCTGGAAGATGACGGGGCCGTGGGACGCCCGGAGGTCCCGCGTTCTGTACTCGAGCTCGCGGCGAGTGTGACAGACGGCGGTGCCGTTCCCGCCCTCGCCGCGCTGGGTCTTCACGACCACCGGATAGCCGAGTCGGTCCACCGCGGCGTCGATGCCGCCCTCCCCGGGCAGCACCGTCTCGGGGTGTGGAACGTCGTGCTCGCGAGCGGCCTCGACGGTCCGGCGCTTGTTCACGCCGACGGCCAGCTGCTCCTCGGGTGGGAACGGCAGCGTCGTCGCCGGCTCGAAGCGGTCCCGGTGCTCGGAGACCACCTCCACGGTCGCCTCGCTGATCGGCAACAGCATGTCGTAGTCCCGGGCGCGGACTTCGGCCTCGACGTCGCGCACGAACCCCGACGGGTCGTTCTCGGGCGACGGGAAGACGACGTGCCTGTCGACGTGCCGGGAGAACCCGCCCGCGCTCCACCGGCTGGCGCTCCCGGCGGTCACGTCCACGCCGCGGGCGCCCAGCGAGCGAATCGCGACCACGCCGTGTCTCGCGTTCGCGTCGAGCACTAACGTCGACCCCATTTAGTACCAGTTGGCGCGTTAGCGACTTCAGCGCGGGGCTTGCGAGAGACCCCTCAACGACCCGGACCCCCTCACGTACGGGGTGTTCGGCGCGCTACGGGCGGAGGACTCTCGGTCCAACGCGGAGCGAGAAAATCGGCGCTCGAAACCCGCTCAGTTCCCGCGGCCCTGCAGCTTCTCCTCCTCGGGAAGGTCGACGTTCGCCTCGCCCTTCATGCTCTTGCCGAGGTTCGAGGAGATCTCCGCGAGGCGCTCGGGGTCGTCCCAGTTGTTCACGGCGTCCACGATGGCGCGGCCCATCACTTCGGGGTTCTCCGCGCCGAAAATGCCGGAGCCGACGAAGATGCCGTCGCACTCGTGGTGCATCATCAGCGCCGCGTCCGCGGGCGTCGCGATGCCGCCCGCCGCGAAGTTCACGACCGGCAGCCGCCCCATCTCGGCGGTCTCGTGGACGAGCTCCGCGGGCGCCTCGATGTCGCGGGCGTAGTGCTCGCGCTCCTCGTGGGTCATCCCCTCCAGCTCGCGGATCGCGCCCTTGATGGTGCGCTGGTGGTGGACGGCCTGGTTCACGTCGCCCGTGCCGGCTTCGCCCTTCGTGCGAATCATCGCCGCGCCCTCGTCGATGCGACGGAGCGCCTCGCCGAGGTCGCGGGCGCCGCAGACGAACGGCGCCGTGAACCCGCGCTTGTCGATGTGGTACTTGTCGTCCGCGGGCGTCAGCACCTCGGACTCGTCGATCATGTCCACGCCGACCGCCTCCAGAATCTCGGCCTCCTTCGTGTGGCCGATGCGGGACTTCCCCATCACCGGGATGGAGACCGCGTCGACGATGTCCTGCACGTCCGCGGGGTCGGCCATCCGCGCGACGCCGCCGCGCTTCCGGATGTCAGCGGGCACCGCTTCCAGCGCCATCACTGCGACGGCGCCGGCCTCCTCCGCGATCTTCGCCTGCTCCTCGTTGACGACGTCCATGATGACGCCGCCCTTCTGCATCTTCGCGAACCCGCGTTTCACGAGGTCGCTGCCGCGTCGCAAGTCCTCGAGGTCGGTCTCGGTAGCCATACGAGGGTGTTGCGTGCGCCGCCGCTTAATTGGGTTGGTTGCGGCACGGCCGGGCGGACCGAGATGCTAAACGATTAGGACGTGGCCTCCGGAAGCCCGACAATGAGCGACAGCGACGAGCCTGACCCCGAGGAGTCGGTACGGGAGGCCATCGAGCGCTCCCGGAGCGGCGCGCCCGCGGTCGGGTCGGTCGTCCGCGACCGGTTCACGTCGAACGAGATCTTCCAGCGCATCATCGCCGCCGCCGACGAGGAGATCACGTCGGGCAGCCGCGAGCTGTTCTTCAGCGCGCTCGCGGCCGGCTTCGCGATCACGATCACGTTCATGCTGTACGTCTCCCTGTCGGCGTCGACGGGCGGCGACCCGGTGCTGAGCGCGCTGCTGTACCCGCTCGGGTTCATCTACATCATCATCGGCGGCTACCAGCTGTACACGGAGAACACGCTCCCGCCGGTCCTGCTGACTCTCGAACGGCTCGCCAGCGTCCCCGCGCTGCTGCGGAACTGGACGGTCGTGCTCCTCGGGAACTTCACGGGCGGCGCGCTCGGCGCGCTCGCGCTCGCGTTCGGCGGCGTCATCTCGCCGGACGCGGCCGAGTACGCCGTCTACCTCGGCGAGACGGGCGTCGCCACGGCGTGGTGGAGTCTCTTCTCGAAGGCGGCGTTCGCGGGGCTCATCGTCGCCGGCGTCGTCTGGGTGGAGTACGCCGCCCGCGACACCATCTCCCGGCTCGTCGTCGTCTACATCGCGTTCCTCGCGATTCCGCTCGGCGGCCTCTACCACTCCGTCGTCTCGTTCACCGAGATGACGTTCCTCGTCCTCCAGGGCGACCTCCTCGTCACCACCGGCCTCTGGGAGTTCGTGCTCCCCGTGTTGCTCGGGAACACCGCCGGCGGCGTCGTGCTCGTCACCGTCGTCAACTACTTCCAGACGACCGAACACCGGCTGTCGTCGGCGCGCTTCGACGGCGCCGACCGCCAGCTCTCCGCCCGCGAGTGGCTGTTCGGCAGCCTCGTCGGGCGCTCGTACGTCCCGCTCATCGACCACACCGGCGAGAGCGAGCTCCCCGAGGCGGACAACTACCGCATCGTCGTCCCCATCTCGAATCCGCGGACCGAGACCCGGCTCGTCGAGCTCGCGTGTACGCTCGCCAGTCGGGAGGCGGGCGCGAGCGTCCACGTCGTCCACATCGTCCAGATGCCCGACCGGACGCCCCGCGGCTACCGGCTCGACCAGCACCAGCGCATCGTCGAGAACTCGGACGAGCTGATGCAGGACATCCGTGACGTCGCCGAGGGGTTCGACGTGCCCTGCGAGACGTCGACGGTCGTCTCCCACCGCTCGTTCGAGGAGCTGTTCGACGTCGCGAAGCGGAAGCGCGCGGACCTCGTGGTGATGGGCTGGGGCGAGGGCCGGCTGTGGTCGAACGGCCGCGCCGAGCGCCCGCTCGACGAGCTCACCAACAGCCTCCCCGCGGACGTGCTCGTGTTCAAGGACCGCGGCCTCGACGTCTCCAATCTCCTCCTGCCGGTCGTGGACAGCGTCCACGCCGACCTCAACGCCGAGGTCGCGCGGTCGCTTCGCGAGACCGCGGGCTCGGAAGTCACCCTCATGCGCGTCGTCGACGGCGAACACGAACGCGAGACCGGCGAGGAGTTCCTCGAAGCGTGGGCCGCCGACCACGACCTCGCGGACGCCGACTTCGCGGTCGACACCTCCGGTGACGTCGAGCGCGCGATCGTCGACGCCGCCGCCGACCACACGCTGCTGTTGATCGGCGCGACCTCGCAGGGG
Proteins encoded in this window:
- a CDS encoding formate/nitrite transporter family protein; this translates as MSDSDEPDPEESVREAIERSRSGAPAVGSVVRDRFTSNEIFQRIIAAADEEITSGSRELFFSALAAGFAITITFMLYVSLSASTGGDPVLSALLYPLGFIYIIIGGYQLYTENTLPPVLLTLERLASVPALLRNWTVVLLGNFTGGALGALALAFGGVISPDAAEYAVYLGETGVATAWWSLFSKAAFAGLIVAGVVWVEYAARDTISRLVVVYIAFLAIPLGGLYHSVVSFTEMTFLVLQGDLLVTTGLWEFVLPVLLGNTAGGVVLVTVVNYFQTTEHRLSSARFDGADRQLSAREWLFGSLVGRSYVPLIDHTGESELPEADNYRIVVPISNPRTETRLVELACTLASREAGASVHVVHIVQMPDRTPRGYRLDQHQRIVENSDELMQDIRDVAEGFDVPCETSTVVSHRSFEELFDVAKRKRADLVVMGWGEGRLWSNGRAERPLDELTNSLPADVLVFKDRGLDVSNLLLPVVDSVHADLNAEVARSLRETAGSEVTLMRVVDGEHERETGEEFLEAWAADHDLADADFAVDTSGDVERAIVDAAADHTLLLIGATSQGLLARLATGSLHFDIANHVDSSMLLAERAADRGILKRLFGR
- the pdxS gene encoding pyridoxal 5'-phosphate synthase lyase subunit PdxS → MATETDLEDLRRGSDLVKRGFAKMQKGGVIMDVVNEEQAKIAEEAGAVAVMALEAVPADIRKRGGVARMADPADVQDIVDAVSIPVMGKSRIGHTKEAEILEAVGVDMIDESEVLTPADDKYHIDKRGFTAPFVCGARDLGEALRRIDEGAAMIRTKGEAGTGDVNQAVHHQRTIKGAIRELEGMTHEEREHYARDIEAPAELVHETAEMGRLPVVNFAAGGIATPADAALMMHHECDGIFVGSGIFGAENPEVMGRAIVDAVNNWDDPERLAEISSNLGKSMKGEANVDLPEEEKLQGRGN
- a CDS encoding ATP-grasp domain-containing protein; protein product: MGSTLVLDANARHGVVAIRSLGARGVDVTAGSASRWSAGGFSRHVDRHVVFPSPENDPSGFVRDVEAEVRARDYDMLLPISEATVEVVSEHRDRFEPATTLPFPPEEQLAVGVNKRRTVEAAREHDVPHPETVLPGEGGIDAAVDRLGYPVVVKTQRGEGGNGTAVCHTRRELEYRTRDLRASHGPVIFQEFVPNGGERGVYTLYGAPGELTALTVQQRLRTRPPSGGASTYRETVVDPELVELADEFLAALDWYGLAMVEFRVDARTGEPQLLEINPRLWGSLALSVYAGVNFPYLLYRVAVGDEPEPDLEYDVGVQARCLFTDALQVLDREDTLTAVREFVTPASKPCCYDLVSRSDPLPALGQVLYWASVYLDDEVEDDDEGPEAVLPEVPIPKR
- a CDS encoding 2-isopropylmalate synthase, whose product is MQVRGNEFFQGTLAQRNEFESVRIFDTTLRDGEQTPRTSFSYDDKRAIAAALDDANVDVIEAGFPANSEQEAEAVADIAASTETTTCGLARVVESDVEAAVDSGVEMIHVFASTSDVQIEDSMHSTREDVVARSVAAVEQAADAGVEVMFSPMDATRTDPEFLAEIVEAVDEVGVDWINIPDTCGVGTPKRFGELVEFVGQHTDARIDVHTHDDFGLATANALTGVEYGADQMQVSVNGIGERAGNAAFEEVVMAAESLYGAETGVDTTAITEISQLVAERSSVPIPVNKPVVGANAFAHESGIHAAGVLENSETFEPGVMTPEMVGAEREVVLGKHSGTHAVRDQLEEAGYDPTDEEVREVTKKVKAHAGDDEVVTDAVLRAFAGEVGVDRVTEEVKA